The Corvus hawaiiensis isolate bCorHaw1 chromosome 29, bCorHaw1.pri.cur, whole genome shotgun sequence region GGTGCTCACGGTCGTGGCAGCGAGCACGGCACGACCACATTCTCCGAAGCCTCGGGAACATCCCAGATCCATCCACCGTGTCTCTCCTCCCACCTAGATGGGAAAACCATGGATTACTCGGAAGTGTCCAGTACGTTTGTGCGCCTGGCAGATACCCACTTCATCCAGAGGTGCCCGATGGTCCCGGAAATCCCTCGGGGCGCCAAGGCGCCGCCATCCCCTGCACCTGCCCTGGCCATTGCCGAGAAGGACATGTACGTTGTGCCTCGGCTCAGCCTTGTCGGTGAGAGCCCCGGGGATCCTGGCGCTTGGGGGGCCTCAGGAAGCACTCAGCCACGTGTTGAGGCCACGGTGATGGGTTTGATGGGAAATAGTGTCTTGGGTtgacagggaaagggaagcGGAGACACTCGTGTgacgaggaagaggagggggagcACAAGGCGAAAAGGCagaagcaggagggaggaacCTCAGAGGTACCGGGAATGCTGGAGTGATGGTGCCATCGGTGCTCTGGCCTGGGAATCGGGACATGGGAAGGGTGGGATCCAAATTCCCAAACGTGTTCTGGGGAAACAAGGTGGTCCCCCTTTCCTCATTTTTTGTGgctgtttttcctcatttttctggCTCCCATCCCTGAGTTTCGTGGCtccttttcctcagttttctgccccatttccctctgttttcctgCCCCCTTTCCCCTCACTTTTTGTCCTCGGTCCCCCCAGACTCCCCCAGATGACGGCATTTACTGGCAAGTCAACCTGGAGCGCTTTCATCAGCACTTCCGAGACCAGGCTCTGGTCAGCGCCGTGGCCAGCCGCATGGACCAGGTCTGTGGTTCCCACCTCTGTTCCTAGCCTGGAACTGAGCTTTTCCCACTCTAATTCCCGGTTTTCCCAATACAGACCAGCAGCGAGGTGGTGCGGACGATGCTGCGCATGAGCGAGGTGACCACAGCCTCGGGTGCATCCCACACGCAGCCGCTCTCCTCCAATGAGGTGCGTCCTTGGAAGCCTCTGGGAAGCTGGCATCCCTCGGAATCCCTCGATGTTCTCCGTTTTTTCCACCGCAGATATTCCGATCTCTTCCTGCGGGGTACAACATTGGGAAGCAGGTGCTGGACCAGTACCTGGCGCTCCTGGCCGACGATCCGGTgaggctggggacactggatgcagggctggggggacccCAGGGCTCTTCCAGCCTCCgtcaattctgtgattccttggTTGTTTCTCTATTTGTCTGAGGGTAAAGCAGGATTTGCTGGGAGTTAAGGAAGGTTTTTAACAGATACTGAAGATTTTTTAAGTTATTGAACAGGTATCAAAGACATGGAACAGATATTGAAATTATTTATCAGGTATTGTTTTACAGACACTGAAGATATTTAACAGATGCTGAGGTTATTTAAGAATACTTGAGTTATTTAGCAGATATATAACTTATTTAACAAATATCGATGATACTGGAGACATATGTAAAATATATTGTAGGTGTTAAAAGATACCaaagttatttgaaaaatactgaaaatgatTTCATTCAAAGTCAGCCTAAAATTCTGACACTGAAGGTATTTAAGAGATATTCAAGATGTTCAAAAGCCCCTGGAAGGGTCACTAAGACCCAGTCCATGTTTTTAGGCTGCTAAAGTCACAGATCTTTGTTCCCTAAAATCTTCTTACTCTTCTCACTACAGATTGTAaggaaaaaatctgtattttccttccttcGGGGGATGTCCTGAACTTTTCCCTGTTGtctctccccacagctggagtTTGTGGGGAAGTCGGGGGACAGCGGCGGGGGCACCTACACCGTCAGTATCCTTTGGGGGGAACTTGGCGTTCCCAGGCCAGAAACATTCCCGAGCTCCCGAATTGTCCTTGACCTCAGCCCCTACAGACCTGCACAAGGCCCTGGTGTCCCTGGCCACGGCCACGCTGGAGTCCATCGTGGAGGAGAGGTGATATGGAGACCCGGAGCCTCCCGGGctcctcccagccccttccaACGTCCCTCCCTCATCCCACTCCTCCTGCACAGGTTTGGCTCCCGCTGTGCCAGGATATTCCGCCTGCTCCTGCGCAAGAAGCACCTGGAGCAGAAGCAGGTGGAAGATTTCGCCATGATCCCAGCCAAGGAAGCCAAGGACATGCTCTACAGGATGCTCTCAGAGAACCTGGTGTCCTTGCAGGTGAGGGATCTCCAGGATCCTGGAGAACTCTGTGTCCCCACAGGTGAGGGAGCTCTGGGATCCCAGAGATTCCCTGGGTGGAACAGCTGTCCAGGTGACAGGCACTTCCGGGCACTTCCAAGTGATCCCACCTGGAATCTGGGCACAGGGAACCCTTTGGGAAGGGGGAATCCTACGGGGAAGGTGACATAGGGACACCTCTGGGGGAGGGGATACCCCCA contains the following coding sequences:
- the POLR3C gene encoding DNA-directed RNA polymerase III subunit RPC3 isoform X2 yields the protein MTQAELRLCSLLLQEHFGEIVEKVGNSLLRTGPRPLRLLAGDTGLLPDQVKKALCVLIQHNLVRYEVQPRGSVEYEARSERILRILRYPRYIYTAKTLYGDPGELLVEELLLHGHLSMSCAVARVADRLTETMEDGKTMDYSEVSSTFVRLADTHFIQRCPMVPEIPRGAKAPPSPAPALAIAEKDMYVVPRLSLVGKGKRRHSCDEEEEGEHKAKRQKQEGGTSETPPDDGIYWQVNLERFHQHFRDQALVSAVASRMDQTSSEVVRTMLRMSEVTTASGASHTQPLSSNEIFRSLPAGYNIGKQVLDQYLALLADDPLEFVGKSGDSGGGTYTVNLHKALVSLATATLESIVEERFGSRCARIFRLLLRKKHLEQKQVEDFAMIPAKEAKDMLYRMLSENLVSLQEIPKTPDHAPSRTFYLYTVNVMAAARMLLHRCYKSSFLLRGPGLTAPSLVVPQGWQ
- the POLR3C gene encoding DNA-directed RNA polymerase III subunit RPC3 isoform X3 — protein: MTQAELRLCSLLLQEHFGEIVEKVGNSLLRTGPRPLRLLAGDTGLLPDQVKKALCVLIQHNLVRYEVQPRGSVEYEARSERILRILRYPRYIYTAKTLYGDPGELLVEELLLHGHLSMSCAVARVADRLTETMEDGKTMDYSEVSSTFVRLADTHFIQRCPMVPEIPRGAKAPPSPAPALAIAEKDMYVVPRLSLVGKGKRRHSCDEEEEGEHKAKRQKQEGGTSETPPDDGIYWQVNLERFHQHFRDQALVSAVASRMDQTSSEVVRTMLRMSEVTTASGASHTQPLSSNEIFRSLPAGYNIGKQVLDQYLALLADDPLEFVGKSGDSGGGTYTVNLHKALVSLATATLESIVEERFGSRCARIFRLLLRKKHLEQKQVEDFAMIPAKEAKDMLYRMLSENLVSLQEIPKTPDHAPSRTFYLYTVNVMAAARMLLHRCYKGWQ
- the POLR3C gene encoding DNA-directed RNA polymerase III subunit RPC3 isoform X1; its protein translation is MTQAELRLCSLLLQEHFGEIVEKVGNSLLRTGPRPLRLLAGDTGLLPDQVKKALCVLIQHNLVRYEVQPRGSVEYEARSERILRILRYPRYIYTAKTLYGDPGELLVEELLLHGHLSMSCAVARVADRLTETMEDGKTMDYSEVSSTFVRLADTHFIQRCPMVPEIPRGAKAPPSPAPALAIAEKDMYVVPRLSLVGKGKRRHSCDEEEEGEHKAKRQKQEGGTSETPPDDGIYWQVNLERFHQHFRDQALVSAVASRMDQTSSEVVRTMLRMSEVTTASGASHTQPLSSNEIFRSLPAGYNIGKQVLDQYLALLADDPLEFVGKSGDSGGGTYTVNLHKALVSLATATLESIVEERFGSRCARIFRLLLRKKHLEQKQVEDFAMIPAKEAKDMLYRMLSENLVSLQEIPKTPDHAPSRTFYLYTVNVMAAARMLLHRCYKSVANLMERRQHEMRENKRLLEKSQRVEAILASMQATGAEAAQLHEVEEMITGPERQQLETLKRNVNKIDASENQVDETIFVLESFIESTMKRP